One segment of Engraulis encrasicolus isolate BLACKSEA-1 chromosome 7, IST_EnEncr_1.0, whole genome shotgun sequence DNA contains the following:
- the LOC134451892 gene encoding zinc finger protein 32-like, with amino-acid sequence MNENLQRQASQLEMNMNEIKEEGIYDFLPEPLSTDTKHSGTWTPAFKEESCLSHELEDGERLNGVESTPTILPSTPSQQAAPLKVIKEEDIDDFLPEYLYRTKEEENVTGTPYMKEEDLDMKQETESSVMEYNGDVGPGGEDQAYHTSTDQHHFTTCEKSFETKHYLAKHQRTHAAGNPWVCSTCGKGFAVKGYLDRHQRTHTGERPYQCALCGKSFTQKDTLITHQRTHTGERPYQCSMCGKGFTQRSTLIAHQRIHTGERPYQCATCGKEFATKSAVIRHQRIHTREWYEKEISQARCFPVSR; translated from the exons atgaatgagaatcttcagagACAAGCATCACAACTCGAGATGAACATGAATGAAATTAAGGAAGAGGGCATTTATGACTTTCTACCAGAGCCTTTGTCTACAGACACAAAACATAGTGGGACTTGGACACCGGCTTTCAAAGAAGAATCATGTTTATCACATGAACTTGAAGATGGGGAGAGGTTAAATGGTGTTGAGAGCACTCCTACAATTCTGCCATCAACTCCATCACAACAGGCAGCACCTTTGAAGGTGATTAAAGAAGAAGACATTGATGATTTCCTCCCAGAGTATTTGTACAGAACAAAGGAAGAAGAGAATGTAACTGGCACCCCGTACATGAAGGAAGAAGACCTGGACATGAAACAGGAAACAGAGTCTTCAGTAATGGAATACAATGGAGACGTGGGCCCAGGAG GTGAAGACCAGGCATATCATACTAGCACAGACCAACACCACTTTACCACATGTGAAAAGAGCTTTGAAACAAAACACTATTTAGCAAAGCACCAGCGAACCCATGCAGCGGGAAATCCATGGGTATGTTCAACGTGTGGGAAAGGATTTGCAGTAAAGGGTTATCTCGACAGgcaccagagaacccatactggagaaagaccTTACCAGTGTGCTTTGTGTGGAAAAAGCTTCACACAGAAAGATAccctcatcacccatcagagaacccatactggggaaaggccttaccagtgttctATGTGTGGAAAAGGCTTCACACAGAGAAGTACCCTCATCgcccatcagagaatccataccgGAGAAAGACCTtaccagtgtgccacatgtggaaaagaaTTTGCAACAAAAAGTGCCGTCATCaggcatcagagaatccataccaGAGAATGGTATgagaaggagataagtcaggcccgttgttttccggtatcccgttga